The Panthera tigris isolate Pti1 chromosome A1, P.tigris_Pti1_mat1.1, whole genome shotgun sequence region atccttaagcaggctccacaatcagtGCAGAGGCTCCatatcacaactgtgagatcatgatctgagccgaaaatcaagaattggacaacCCAGCCACCAGGcactcctcccccgcccccctttttttttttttacttaattttcaaaTCCTTGTGAATTGAATCTGTGTTGTAATCCTTTATTATAGGGAGACtgctataatttgaaaataatcagCCTTTTATATGACTTTGATAaacgttttcattttcatataccCATACTATAGAGATTACACCTTGAGTGTAACAAATTTTGCTATCCAGTTAAGCAcatagtattcttttttaaaaccagtCCAGAGTCTGTTTTCTGAATCTTCAAGATATACTCCAGTGAATCTGATTTCCTGTGTAGTTACAAAATTCTCTAGAATGTTATGAGttgttttaaatctattctgGTTAGACTATGAAAGTCCTTTTGTCTTGGTTCTAAAGAGACCtcttgacttgattttttttttcctaatggatAGGAAACCAGCCGCGTTGTTCATATCATGGATTTTCAGCGAGGGAAAAACTTGAGATATCAACTATTACAGTTGGTAGAACCATTTGGAGTCATTTCAAATCATCTgattctaaataaaattaatgaggtATGAGTTGAAATCAGTGCCGTATTCATTACTAATATActtcttgaaggttttttttatgatttttttatttgaaaaagagctCCATGTATTCTTAAATCATTAACATGGAATGTGatagagaaaaaagcaaatagtTGATGTATATCAATAATATTAAATTCTAGTCCTATATTGAGTAACTTTATTAATTGTGATCCTTAAGCAGTTAAATTGTCATTACATTACTATACCAGCTATAAAAGGATGGTAATTCTTTGGGATGTTATTCCACACTTTTATCAAAATAGTGCCAAGTTATTATTTCAAATCCAGTAGACATCATAAATCACAGTTGAATAGCATGAAGGTAATAAAATCTGAGATGACCTTTAATAAAAGAGCAAATAGCAATTTTGGGATTTTTGTTCTGCTTTCAGACTCTTAAAAATGCTTCCTAATGATTAAATATATCTAGAAAGACTTGGGcggtgtttctgttttgttttagaaatactaATTTTGTGCAATTTTAGGCATTTATTGAAATGGCAACCACAGAGGATGCTCAGGCTGCAGTGGATTATTACACAACCACACCAGCATTAGTATTTGGCAAGCCAGTGAGAGTTCACTTATCCCAGAAGTATAAAAGAATAAAGgtaataacaatttttttcccatttgtaccACCAACATTTGTacatcattttaatgtttattaactaGCTATTTTAAGTTGCTACTAATAAATAGGATTATCTTAACTATCAGTAAGTATGGCATAGCTACCAACATTTGacttgccttttgtttgtttacctattgttattttctgtttattatttagaAACCTGAAGGGAAACCAGACCAGAAATTTGATCAGAAGCAAGAACTTGGGCGTGTGATACATCTCAGCAATTTACCTCATTCTGGCTATTCGGATAGTGCAGTTCTCAAGCTTGCTGAACCTTacggaaaaattaaaaattatatactgaTGAGGATGAAAAGTCAGGTAATACCACAGATAAAAGGTTTTTAAGATTACTTTTCAGTAAATCTCACttttaggggttttttgtttggttgtttcttgtttggtttttttgttttgttttcgggttttttttggtatatatttttagtGAAGGGGGAGGTAATTAAATTCATCTCAtagataaattttctttttaaaaattcaaaaaaaaaaattttttttttaatgtttgtttatttttgagaaaaagagagggagagataggatacgaagcaggttccaggctctgagctgtcagcacagagcctgacacagggctcaaactcaggaaccatgagttcatgacctgagccgaaattggaagctcaactgactgagccacccagtctcccctcctAGATAAATATTCTTAGCCTAACTGATAAATGGTGATTTCTTTAAGTCCTACTAGATTTTCTTAATGTATAAagataaatactgaaaattataaagtgGGAAGTAAAGATTTCCTTCTCTTGCCTAGACTAGTAAcgctatttgtttttaaagtgtgcTTTCAAAAATATTAGTTTGTATATAGTCATGCTGTTTTTTCTTCCGTCAAGTGGTATTATATCATTCCTTGTGTGTGATTACATTGAGTAAAAACTATAACAGATTTAACTTCTTGAGTTGGTGGATATTTAGAGTTGCTAGTTTTTTGGACTGTACCATTGGTGTTGCTTTGGACTTGGCAGCATGTGAATTTTTGCATATTCAGATCATATAATTGAAGGATAAAATTTCAGAATTAGACTTTTGGAGCCTGATGTCTTTTTTACTTTGATATTGCCAAATTggtcttaaaaaaatagtaccaATTTATAATCACACCAGCATTATCCAAGAGTGCTTTGATTAACTCTGTAGATGTTTTAGACTTCAAAGTAAGTGAATTGAATGGGTGAATTAAGtcgttaacttttatttttcattttaaaaatccagagtaaggagaatgtttattttgttaactctttttttttttttaatattttttaatgtttattttttaaacatttatttttaatgtttatttttgagagagagggtgggagagacagagtgggagcaggagaggggcagagagagggagacagagaatctgaagcaggttccaggctccaggccgtcagcacagagcctgacatggggcttgaacccacgaaccatgagatcatgacctgagccaaagtaggacgctcaaccaagccAGCCACCCACACCTCCCCTTAATGTGTATTGTTTCTGAGCGAGAGAGTACGCACGAGCCGGAGAgtagtgggagacacagaatctgaagcaagctccaggctctgaactgtcagcacagagccagacatggtgCTTGAAttccccaaccatgagatcatgacctgagccaaagtctgacacccaacccactgagcaacTCCGGTTCCCCTGTTGTTAAGTCTTTTTTAAGGGCATTCTGAGTTTGTATCTTTccagactattttttttattgttttaatgtttgtttatttttgagagagcacaagcaggggaggggcagaaagcaagagttgggtgattaactgacagagctacccaggtgcccctttccagactttttattttgagagtgtgacagaagggtcagagaaagggagagagaatcccaagtaggttccacactgtcagcacagagcctgacacggggcttgattccatgaccctgggatcacgacctgagctgaaatcaagagtcggacaccgaacctactaagctacccaggtgcccccatacttttttaattaatttttcttacagTATTTTGAGTAATAGCTTCTAAGCTaattactttatgtttttatttatattacagaAAGCATACAGAAAACATTTAGGTGTTTTAATATTTAGTGCTACTTTGTAATTGggtgatttttaacttttactgGGGTCTCTATTAAAAGACtaaattttcggggcgcctgggtggctcagtcagttaaacgtctgacttcagctcaggtcacgatctcgcaatccgtgagttcgagccccgcgttgggctctgggctgatggctcagagcctggagcctgtttccgattctgtgtctccctctctctctgcccctcccccgttcatgctctgtctctctctgtcccaaaaataaaaaaataaacgttaaaaaaaaataaaaataaataaaaaaactaaattttcctaacagatggattaaaaaaaataataagcaccaGAGTGATATGCAGTTCTTTGAAAactaatgttcttttctttctttctttctttctttctttcttttttttttttttttttttaaggcttttattgAGATGGAGACCAGAGAAGATGCAATGGCAATGGTCGACCACTGTTTGAAAAAGGCCCTTTGGTTTCAGGGGAGATGTGTTAAAGTTGACttgtcagaaaaatataaaaaattggtACTGAGGGTATGTAGTACTGGATTTGTCATCATTATAAAATCTATCTCACATATTTTAAgccacagcattttttttttttttttttttttttaaagatacagaacaACACCAAGCTGAGGGCGAGGGgttgagagaaagggggagagagaatcccaagcaggcgccatgctgTCGGGGAAGAACCTGACTCAGGGTTCGAttccataaactgtgagatcatgacctaagccaaaatcaagggtcagatgcctaATAACTGAGCTGGGCGCCCCACGCCATGACattcttataaacatttttgcTAAGAATAAaggatttggttttttaaaaaaaaatttttttttaacgtttatttatttttgagacagaaagagacagagcatgaacgggggagggtcagagagagggagacatagaatccaaaacaggctccaggctctgagcttcagcacagagctggacgcagggctcgaactcacagaccgtgagatcatgacctgagctgaagtcggccgcttaacctgactgagccacccaggcgccccaggatttggTTTTTTAAAGATACCAACAACCTTTTTCCCCCCTGGTGTTCTTCagaagtgttgttttgtttttttaatggtattgTGTAAGAAATGCCTTTATTGCTTTATTctatttaaagattttgtttgaaCAGAGCTCTGctaccaaaatatttattatccacTGCTCTGCTGGTTTGTTGAAATGTTGATTATAATGAACTGCTGACCCTAAGCAGCTTAAATTCTAAGGTACGGTTACAGAGCTTGAATAAGCTTAGTTGATGATATAAAGGATGGTTACCAACTATTAGTTAATTGGATAATCATATAATCTGCAAATGAACATAttctaatacatttatttaacttCTACAAAATTTTGTCTTGTAGATTCCCAACAGAGGCATTGACTTACTGAAAAAAGATAAATCTCggtaattttgttttgtgtgtatatacgctagtattttaaacttttgttttccaaCTCAGAATTAATTGAGGGGTATCCTTTTGATTTTAGGAAAAGATCTTATTCTCCAGATGGCAAAGAATCTCCAAGTGATAAGAAATCCAAAATTGATGGTTCCCAGAAGACTGAAAGTACAACTGAAGGTAAAGAACAAGAGGAGAAGTCAGGTGAAGATGgtgaaaaagatacaaaggatGACCAAGCAGAGCAAGAACCTAACATGCTTCTTGAATCTGAAGATGAGCTTCTTGTCGAtgaggaagaagcagcagcacTGCTAGAAAGTGGCAGTTCAGTGGGAGATGAGACAGATCTTGCTAATTTAGGTGATGTGGCTTCTGATGGGAAAAAGGAACCTTCAGACAAAGCTGtgaaaaaagatggaaatgcCAGTGCTTCAGCAGCTGCaaagaaaaagcttaaaaaggTAAAGGGAGATTGTATATTGACCCGTTTGAACAGAAAACTAGATCAGATAAATGTTTCGTATTTACATTAGCAGGGTCAGATTAAAGAGAATTAGTCACATATTCGAAAAAAtcaggtaaatttttaaaagtaaactctgCAATAAGTaggttaagtaacttttaaaatagatataaaaaagtGTCAACTCACAGGGAAATTTTTAGCAAGGAAGGAAATTGACTTTTATTTGTGTACTGTGGTGGTAGTGTGTAGTACTGGTAGGCAGCCTGGTAGTCgaacttttaaaaagatgggaTATGAGTTTAAGTTAACTGACCCAAGATACTTAAAACATTCAGCCACTCATTTAAAAAGTGTTAGACTTGAAGAATTTTCCTATTTGAGAACGAAAAGCTTGATCAGATAATTCAATATCTGAAGATACTCAATATTTGAAGACCTTTTTTGAGAACACATAAAAGCATTTAAAGTGAACTCAGATAGACAAACATATGCATAGCATAAAGAGGAGTAAAACAAGAGACTGGTGTACTGAATTACCTATGATGAGGATTAGAGTATTAAAATGCCCTTGCATTAAATGGCTGTTACAATGAGATCTCAGTAATCTTGGTCCATTGGTTTTTGTAAGCAACGTTCCAGCTATTAGAAAACGAATTTTTATCTCCAGATGTTGATGGCTAGGTCAGATAAAGTTATTTTCCTTGAAGTGGATTGTTGCAGAATCCATTTGCAGTCTTAAGAGCTGAtaattattgagcatttattatatgcTATAAATTTTGTAAGCTCTttttatatgctaattaatttagTCCTCAAAGTAACTGTAAGTAGTAGATACCTTTGTTGACTCCAtttcatgaatgaataaattcggCATAGAGAAGTTTAATAAATTGTCTACAGTCATCCTGCTTGTAAGTGGCAGAATCTAAACTTTAAACATAGGTCATGCTCTagagcttgcttttttttttttttttaaccactacaCTATTTTAGACTGCATATTCTCTAAACAACAGTTGTATCCTAAGATACTGTCTTCCAAAGGATACCATTGAACTACTTTTATCAAATCACATTTTTGATACATAATCCCTTGTAGCATAATAGTTACAGCAAGTGTAGAATATAATgtccttatttcatttattttctgctctttttgtGAGGCAAGCCTTTAGTTTTAAAActaagtttttttgtttaaaaaatcagtgattttgggggagaaagacagtattttgagagaaaataaagacaaagacgCTATCCCTTTCCCTTCAAGTAAAGCAAATGGAAGGGATGCTGTAGGATAATTGTTGCAGAGTAAATTTGTCTTTCTTAACAGCGTCGTTTCCCAGGGAGTATGGAAGGTTTTGTCACTCTAGATGAGGTTGGTGATGAGGAAGATTCGGAACGTCAGAAACTTCGTAAATCGGGCATGACATTTAAATCTGGTGACAAAAATGATGATGGTTTGGTTGAAATTAAGGTGGACAAGATCGAGGAACTTGATCAAGAAAACGAAGCAGCGttggaaaatggaattaaaaatgaggaaaatacagAACCAGGTGCGGAATCTGCTGAGAATGCTGATGATCCCAACAAAGATACAAGTGAAAATGCGGATGGCCAAAGTGATGAAAACAAGGAGGACTATACAATCCCAGATGAGTATAGAATTGGACCATACCAGCCCAATGTTCCTGTTGGTGAGATTTAAGGCTTTGTTCTtcccctctcaccctccccaagttcttattaaataagatttttaaattggtCTTACATAACTCTGATAccattttaaatctatttctcTGCAGAACATTTTGTAAATCTTAATACATTCTTTTCCACTTAACCAACTCTCATTTTGTATTCTCTTTTGTTAccatttcataatatattctTTCTCCGCGTAAAGGTTTCTGAGAACTTCacattgctttttctttatcttttgtatttctgcctttttaagaATGCAGTTAGGTGGGACCTTAACTGTCAATTGAGTACAATTAACTACTGATAtcatggcttttgttttgttttagcttagGTTATATTGGACTTCTCACCAATATTATCTCGTTCAAATTACATTGACCGGAAAAAGAGATTTGACAACACTAATTAAATCTTCAGTTTACTAAATTTGTAAGAATGTATGTTTGTGTTCTAGGTATAGACTATGTGATACCTAAAACAGGGTTTTACTGTAAGCTGTGTTCACTCTTTTATACAAATGAAGAAGTTGCAAAGAATACTCATTGCAGCAGCCTTCCTCATTATCAGAAATTAAAGGTAAGGCTGAACCTAAAGGAGAAGAGTTCTTTTATGAAAACTAACAAATAATGTAAATTTGTGTAAAGTAAAATGTGTGTGGTACTTTCTGTAGACCCATCCTAGAGACGATACATTTACTTCTTTATTGATGGGCCTTAAACAGTTTAATGGATTCTAGAAACATCTCTTGAGCCTTTTTCTGTGGTACATTCAATTGAATAATTTTCTAGCCATGTTCCAAAATTCTCATGTAATTAAAGTTACCTAAATATTCTTGACTAAGCGTTGTGAGAGTGTAATTTCGCTAATTGGGAAGATCCTGGAGGCCTGAAATCCCAAGTTGAATAATG contains the following coding sequences:
- the MATR3 gene encoding matrin-3 isoform X1; its protein translation is MSKSFQQSSLGRDSQGHGRDLSAAGIGLLAAATQSLSMPASLGRMNQGTARLASLMNLGMSSSLNQQGAHSALSSASTSSHNLQSIFNIGSRGPLPLSSQHRGDADQASNILASFGLSARDLDELSRYPEDKITPENLPQILLQLKRRRTEEGPTLSYGRDGRSATREPPYRVPRDDWEEKRHFRRDSFDDRGPSLNPVLDYDHGSRSQESGYYDRMDYEDDRLRDGERCRDDSFFGETSHNYHKFDSEYERMGRGPGPLQERSLFEKKRGAPPSSNIEDFHGLLPKGYPHLCSICDLPVHSNKEWSQHINGASHSRRCQLLLEIYPEWNPDNDTGHTMGDPFMLQQSTNPAPGILGPPPPSFHLGGPAVGPRGNLGAGNGNLQGPRHMQKGRVETSRVVHIMDFQRGKNLRYQLLQLVEPFGVISNHLILNKINEAFIEMATTEDAQAAVDYYTTTPALVFGKPVRVHLSQKYKRIKKPEGKPDQKFDQKQELGRVIHLSNLPHSGYSDSAVLKLAEPYGKIKNYILMRMKSQAFIEMETREDAMAMVDHCLKKALWFQGRCVKVDLSEKYKKLVLRIPNRGIDLLKKDKSRKRSYSPDGKESPSDKKSKIDGSQKTESTTEGKEQEEKSGEDGEKDTKDDQAEQEPNMLLESEDELLVDEEEAAALLESGSSVGDETDLANLGDVASDGKKEPSDKAVKKDGNASASAAAKKKLKKRRFPGSMEGFVTLDEVGDEEDSERQKLRKSGMTFKSGDKNDDGLVEIKVDKIEELDQENEAALENGIKNEENTEPGAESAENADDPNKDTSENADGQSDENKEDYTIPDEYRIGPYQPNVPVGIDYVIPKTGFYCKLCSLFYTNEEVAKNTHCSSLPHYQKLKKFLNKLAEERRQKKEA
- the MATR3 gene encoding matrin-3 isoform X2, with protein sequence MSKSFQQSSLGRDSQGHGRDLSAAGIGLLAAATQSLSMPASLGRMNQGTARLASLMNLGMSSSLNQQGAHSALSSASTSSHNLQSIFNIGSRGPLPLSSQHRGDADQASNILASFGLSARDLDELSRYPEDKITPENLPQILLQLKRRRTEEGPTLSYGRDGRSATREPPYRVPRDDWEEKRHFRRDSFDDRGPSLNPVLDYDHGSRSQESGYYDRMDYEDDRLRDGERCRDDSFFGETSHNYHKFDSEYERMGRGPGPLQERSLFEKKRGAPPSSNIEDFHGLLPKGYPHLCSICDLPVHSNKEWSQHINGASHSRRCQLLLEIYPEWNPDNDTGHTMGDPFMLQQSTNPAPGILGPPPPSFHLGGPAVGPRGNLGAGNGNLQGPRHMQKGRVETSRVVHIMDFQRGKNLRYQLLQLVEPFGVISNHLILNKINEAFIEMATTEDAQAAVDYYTTTPALVFGKPVRVHLSQKYKRIKKPEGKPDQKFDQKQELGRVIHLSNLPHSGYSDSAVLKLAEPYGKIKNYILMRMKSQAFIEMETREDAMAMVDHCLKKALWFQGRCVKVDLSEKYKKLVLRIPNRGIDLLKKDKSRKRSYSPDGKESPSDKKSKIDGSQKTESTTEGKEQEEKSGEDGEKDTKDDQAEQEPNMLLESEDELLVDEEEAAALLESGSSVGDETDLANLGDVASDGKKEPSDKAVKKDGNASASAAAKKKLKKVDKIEELDQENEAALENGIKNEENTEPGAESAENADDPNKDTSENADGQSDENKEDYTIPDEYRIGPYQPNVPVGIDYVIPKTGFYCKLCSLFYTNEEVAKNTHCSSLPHYQKLKKFLNKLAEERRQKKEA